A single Candidatus Thalassolituus haligoni DNA region contains:
- a CDS encoding IS110 family transposase, which yields MNDISTIAIDLAKSVFQICIVSGHNKVSKQLRLSREKFRQFMLEQTPSRVVMEACYSSHYWARLFQQQGHQVLLIPAQHVTPFVRGNKNDQNDALAIYEASMRPNIRFVPIKSLGQQDVQSLHRMRERLVKDRTALCNQMRGLLTDYGYIFPIGINAVFKGLREILEQGELSGMMQSELNWTLTEYDLLSRRIDHINEELKRYGEQDQQCQNLISIPGIGAHIATAIKSTVGNAEVFHNSRDFAAWTGLTPRQKASGHKSVMSGITKRGDAYLRKLLVQAARHTLRWAKRNEDTNLARWMIDIVQRRGLHKGVVAIAHKLARIIWSVLTRQTVFNPA from the coding sequence ATGAATGATATTAGTACCATCGCCATCGATCTTGCAAAGTCCGTTTTTCAGATCTGCATCGTCTCCGGGCACAACAAGGTATCGAAGCAGTTACGCCTCAGCCGGGAGAAATTCAGGCAATTCATGCTGGAGCAAACACCCTCCAGAGTCGTCATGGAGGCCTGTTATTCCTCGCATTATTGGGCCAGGTTATTTCAGCAACAAGGCCATCAGGTACTGTTGATTCCGGCCCAGCATGTCACGCCATTTGTGCGGGGCAACAAGAACGATCAGAACGATGCTCTGGCCATTTATGAAGCATCCATGAGACCCAATATCCGGTTTGTACCGATCAAGTCATTGGGTCAACAGGATGTTCAGAGCCTGCATCGAATGCGAGAACGGCTGGTCAAGGATCGCACTGCGCTTTGCAATCAGATGCGCGGTTTGTTGACGGACTACGGTTATATCTTTCCCATCGGGATCAATGCTGTGTTTAAAGGGTTGCGCGAGATTCTGGAACAAGGTGAGCTGTCTGGCATGATGCAGTCGGAGTTGAATTGGACATTGACTGAATATGACCTGTTATCGCGTCGGATTGATCACATTAACGAAGAATTAAAGCGTTATGGCGAACAGGATCAGCAATGCCAGAACCTGATCTCTATCCCTGGAATCGGGGCTCATATCGCGACGGCCATCAAGAGTACGGTGGGCAATGCGGAGGTCTTTCATAACAGCCGGGATTTTGCGGCGTGGACGGGGTTAACGCCGAGACAAAAGGCCAGTGGTCATAAATCGGTGATGTCAGGGATTACCAAGCGTGGGGATGCCTACTTGAGAAAATTACTGGTGCAGGCTGCACGTCACACACTGCGCTGGGCCAAGCGAAACGAAGACACAAATCTGGCGCGCTGGATGATAGACATCGTCCAGCGTCGCGGATTGCACAAGGGCGTTGTCGCCATTGCGCATAAACTGGCGCGGATTATCTGGAGCGTTTTGACACGTCAAACGGTCTTTAATCCGGCCTGA
- the bioA gene encoding adenosylmethionine--8-amino-7-oxononanoate transaminase translates to MMTGHDHQAAKPWSESALTDTEFDRHHLWHPYSSMTTPSPVWQVASASGVRLRLRDGRELIDGMASWWCAVHGYNHPRLNQAATEQLDSMAHVMFGGLTHGPAIALGRRLVALTPPGLDKVFLADSGSVAVEVAMKMAIQYQQARGKPEKQRLLALQRGYHGDTMGAMSVCDPQRGMHHLFAGVLTAQHFVREPQAVFPRTGPLQHDQPRDDSILAADIAALRQALALHHQHLAALILEPVVQGAGGMRFYHPDYLRAARRLCDEFDVLLIADEIATGFGRTGKLFACEHADITPDILCLGKALTGGYMTLSATLATTLVAETISQGDAGCFMHGPTFMGNPLACRVACESIDLLLESDWQTQVQRIEQQLEQGLTPLRGQAGIKDVRVLGAIGVVQLEQAANVAELQPLCVAQGIWVRPFADCVYVMPPFVMNNDDLATLTTGIQTALGQYLAAE, encoded by the coding sequence ATGATGACAGGTCATGATCACCAAGCCGCCAAACCCTGGTCTGAATCGGCATTGACCGATACCGAGTTTGATCGCCACCATTTATGGCACCCCTATAGCTCGATGACCACACCGTCACCGGTGTGGCAAGTGGCGTCGGCCAGTGGGGTGCGCTTGCGCTTGCGTGACGGCCGCGAATTGATCGACGGCATGGCATCCTGGTGGTGTGCGGTACATGGCTACAATCATCCGCGCCTCAATCAGGCCGCGACCGAGCAGCTGGATAGCATGGCTCATGTGATGTTTGGTGGTTTGACCCATGGACCTGCGATTGCCTTGGGGCGACGGCTGGTGGCACTGACACCACCAGGGCTGGACAAGGTGTTTCTGGCCGATTCTGGTTCGGTGGCGGTCGAAGTTGCGATGAAAATGGCGATTCAGTACCAGCAGGCTCGGGGCAAGCCGGAGAAGCAGCGATTACTGGCACTGCAGCGCGGTTATCACGGCGACACCATGGGCGCGATGTCAGTCTGTGATCCACAGCGGGGTATGCATCATCTGTTTGCCGGTGTTTTGACGGCGCAGCATTTTGTTCGTGAACCTCAGGCGGTTTTCCCCCGAACGGGGCCACTTCAGCACGACCAACCCAGGGACGACTCGATTCTGGCTGCGGATATCGCCGCACTGCGTCAGGCGTTGGCGTTACACCACCAGCACCTGGCGGCGCTGATTCTTGAACCTGTGGTGCAGGGTGCTGGCGGTATGCGCTTTTACCATCCGGACTATCTGCGTGCTGCCCGGCGCTTGTGTGATGAGTTTGATGTGTTATTGATTGCCGATGAAATTGCCACCGGTTTTGGCCGTACCGGCAAGCTGTTTGCCTGTGAACACGCCGATATCACACCGGATATCCTGTGCCTTGGCAAGGCACTTACCGGTGGTTATATGACCTTGTCAGCGACGCTGGCGACGACCTTGGTGGCGGAAACCATCAGTCAGGGAGACGCCGGTTGTTTTATGCACGGGCCAACCTTTATGGGTAATCCGCTGGCGTGTCGAGTGGCGTGTGAAAGCATCGACCTGTTGCTGGAATCCGACTGGCAAACTCAGGTGCAGCGTATCGAACAGCAGCTGGAGCAAGGGCTGACGCCACTCAGGGGTCAGGCGGGCATCAAGGATGTGCGGGTATTGGGCGCGATTGGTGTGGTGCAACTGGAGCAGGCGGCTAATGTGGCCGAGCTGCAGCCGTTATGTGTGGCACAGGGAATCTGGGTACGCCCGTTTGCCGATTGCGTTTACGTGATGCCGCCCTTTGTGATGAACAACGACGATCTGGCCACCCTGACGACAGGTATACAAACTGCCTTGGGGCAGTATCTTGCCGCTGAATAA
- the nosP gene encoding nitric oxide-sensing protein NosP: MLALKPKQYDGIKTACSVNQDPEIAAQELYQALSDVELSQVVFFCSNDFDFDALAKALGGCFSGIDLVGCTTAGEISPFGYCSGSITAIGFPASSFAVQSALMSDLSRFSFSDAQGLIHQMLDSCRERQVAPIKGNTFALTLLDGLSVEEERLLRLLNAHLGSIPLLGGSAADDMCHSKTHVYYEGRFHTNAAILLLVNTAFDFEAFSIHHLLPTEDKLVVTDADPLERRVFEINAEPAALEYARVLDIPLETLSPQVFALNPLSVKIGERYYPRAIQKVNPDNSLSFYCAVDTGIVLTRSRSADMLAQLDGLFEDISQRIGTPQLILGYDCIFRRLELDHLDLMASASAMFARHKVIGFNTYGEQFNGMHLNQTFTGVALGGADY, translated from the coding sequence ATGTTGGCATTAAAACCAAAACAGTACGATGGTATTAAAACCGCCTGTTCCGTCAATCAGGATCCTGAGATCGCGGCCCAAGAGCTGTATCAGGCCTTGTCTGATGTCGAACTGAGCCAGGTGGTGTTTTTCTGTTCCAACGATTTTGACTTTGATGCGCTGGCGAAAGCACTCGGCGGCTGTTTTTCCGGCATTGATCTGGTCGGTTGTACCACGGCCGGTGAAATTTCACCGTTTGGTTATTGCAGTGGCAGCATTACCGCGATTGGTTTTCCGGCATCGTCGTTTGCCGTCCAGTCGGCGCTGATGTCGGATCTGTCCCGTTTCAGTTTTTCGGATGCCCAAGGGCTGATTCATCAGATGCTCGACAGCTGTCGTGAGCGTCAGGTCGCGCCGATCAAGGGCAATACCTTCGCTTTGACCTTGCTGGACGGTCTTTCGGTCGAAGAAGAACGGCTGTTGCGCCTGCTGAATGCCCATCTGGGCAGCATTCCTTTGCTCGGTGGTTCTGCCGCCGATGATATGTGTCACAGCAAGACCCATGTGTATTACGAAGGCCGTTTCCATACCAACGCCGCTATTCTGTTACTGGTGAATACCGCTTTTGATTTTGAAGCCTTCAGTATTCATCACCTGCTACCAACCGAAGACAAGCTGGTGGTCACCGATGCCGATCCACTGGAACGGCGGGTGTTTGAAATCAATGCCGAACCCGCAGCGCTGGAGTATGCACGGGTTCTGGATATACCGCTGGAGACGCTGAGTCCGCAAGTGTTTGCCCTTAATCCGCTGTCGGTAAAAATTGGCGAACGCTATTACCCGCGCGCGATCCAGAAAGTGAACCCGGATAACAGCCTGTCGTTTTATTGCGCTGTGGATACCGGCATTGTGCTGACTCGTTCGCGTTCCGCCGACATGCTGGCGCAGCTCGATGGGCTATTTGAAGACATCAGCCAGCGAATTGGCACACCGCAGCTGATTCTGGGCTACGATTGTATCTTCAGGCGGCTGGAGCTGGATCATCTCGATCTGATGGCATCCGCGTCAGCCATGTTTGCCCGCCATAAAGTGATTGGCTTTAATACCTATGGTGAGCAGTTTAACGGTATGCATTTAAACCAGACGTTCACTGGGGTGGCGCTGGGAGGGGCTGACTATTGA
- a CDS encoding NahK/ErcS family hybrid sensor histidine kinase/response regulator — MRKRYDHPHVSGSDTNQNNGLSNSLNSSNKHNNEHNAEDQALIQNLIGLGAFSARKSYYPELLQKIDELESEKERYQWLFENALHGIFQARASGGISGANPAIARMCGYRDANEFRFSVTSLRNDLFYDPDDLDQLMLRVNQLGPQQSFETRFKRKLGMEPLPVSINVLLKDREQGLIEVFVHDITERKRAQAAMARINNELEQRVEIRTRELQAAKQEAEAANASKDKYLAAASHDLLQPMNAARLLVATLQERPLDSDNQILVERIHTALTGAEELLADLLDISRLDANAVTPDNEEFAVSDLFNTLYSEFQPQAQQASLALHMVQSRLRIRSDSRLLMRILRNFVSNAIRYTPAGRVLIGCRRRGEQLQLMVCDSGPGIAEHQRSEIFREFRQLDNANQGRSKGVGLGLAIVERIARMMDHPVAIHSRVGVGSCFSVTVPLAHPDDQVSSPCADRADTVPEGLATSARLDHVRVLVIDNEETIRLSMKSLLQAWGCNVITASNGEVAQDAWYHFRPDIVLADYHLDHNETGTAVIRALATEDSDVLTTPLIVITADRSDDIRQEITRLGATRLNKPVKPAKLRALMAYLLEQ; from the coding sequence ATGAGGAAGCGTTATGACCATCCCCACGTCTCCGGCTCAGACACAAACCAGAACAACGGCTTGAGCAACAGCCTGAACAGCAGTAACAAACACAATAACGAACACAATGCCGAAGACCAGGCGCTGATACAGAACCTGATCGGCCTTGGTGCCTTCTCGGCGCGCAAAAGCTACTACCCGGAACTGCTGCAAAAAATCGACGAGCTGGAAAGCGAGAAAGAACGCTACCAATGGCTGTTCGAAAACGCCCTGCATGGCATCTTCCAGGCCAGAGCCAGCGGCGGCATCAGTGGTGCCAACCCGGCCATCGCCCGTATGTGCGGTTACCGCGACGCCAACGAATTCCGCTTTTCCGTCACCTCGTTGCGTAACGACCTGTTCTACGATCCCGACGATCTCGATCAGCTGATGCTGCGCGTCAATCAGCTCGGCCCGCAACAGTCGTTTGAAACCCGCTTCAAACGCAAACTGGGGATGGAGCCACTGCCGGTGTCCATCAACGTACTGCTGAAAGACCGTGAACAAGGGCTGATCGAAGTGTTTGTTCACGACATCACCGAACGTAAACGCGCCCAGGCTGCCATGGCCCGCATTAACAACGAACTGGAACAGCGCGTCGAAATCCGTACCCGTGAGTTGCAAGCCGCCAAACAAGAAGCCGAAGCCGCCAACGCCAGCAAGGACAAATACCTCGCCGCCGCCAGCCACGATCTGTTGCAGCCGATGAATGCCGCCCGCTTGCTGGTAGCCACACTGCAAGAACGCCCGCTCGATAGCGACAATCAGATTCTGGTTGAACGTATCCATACCGCGCTGACCGGCGCAGAAGAACTGCTGGCCGATTTACTCGATATTTCCCGGCTTGATGCCAATGCCGTCACTCCCGACAATGAAGAATTTGCCGTCAGCGATTTGTTTAACACGCTCTACAGTGAATTTCAGCCCCAGGCCCAGCAAGCCAGCCTGGCATTACACATGGTGCAAAGCCGCCTGCGTATTCGCAGTGACTCCCGCCTGCTGATGCGCATTTTGCGTAACTTCGTCAGTAACGCCATTCGCTACACCCCGGCTGGCAGAGTCTTGATTGGCTGTCGTCGGCGTGGTGAACAGCTGCAATTGATGGTCTGTGATTCCGGCCCCGGTATTGCCGAACACCAGCGTAGCGAGATTTTTCGTGAGTTTCGCCAGCTCGATAATGCCAACCAGGGACGCAGCAAGGGCGTTGGTCTTGGCCTCGCCATTGTCGAGCGGATTGCCCGCATGATGGATCACCCGGTGGCGATCCACTCCCGTGTCGGGGTCGGTAGCTGCTTCTCTGTCACCGTGCCGCTGGCTCATCCGGATGATCAGGTCAGCAGTCCCTGTGCCGACCGGGCGGATACGGTGCCCGAAGGACTGGCGACCAGCGCTCGGCTTGACCACGTGCGCGTACTGGTGATTGATAACGAAGAAACCATCCGCCTCAGCATGAAAAGCCTGCTGCAAGCCTGGGGCTGTAACGTGATTACCGCCAGTAATGGTGAAGTCGCCCAGGATGCCTGGTACCACTTTCGCCCGGATATTGTGCTGGCCGATTACCACCTCGACCATAATGAAACAGGTACTGCCGTGATTCGTGCGCTGGCGACCGAGGATTCCGATGTTTTAACAACTCCGCTGATCGTGATCACCGCCGACCGCAGCGACGACATCCGCCAGGAAATCACGCGTCTGGGGGCAACCCGACTGAACAAGCCGGTAAAACCGGCCAAGCTCCGTGCGTTGATGGCCTATTTACTGGAACAATAA
- the ercA gene encoding alcohol dehydrogenase-like regulatory protein ErcA, with the protein MSDSISNLRKFVAPEIIFGVGARKTVGNFARNFGAQRVLIVTDPGVIAAGWVADVQDSLQEMDIDYRIFSAVSPNPRAEEVMAGAAFYNEEGCNLIVAVGGGSPMDCAKGIGIVSANRQHILTFEGVDRIHSPIPPLIFIPTTAGTSADVSQFAIISDQDSRMKISIISKAVVPDVSLIDPETTLTMTPFLTACTGIDAMVHAIEAFVSTASGPLTDMHALEAIRLVSGNLPALVDNPADIALREQLMLASLKAGLAFSNAILGAVHAMSHSLGGYLDLPHGLCNAILVERVIDYNYSHAEDRFRVVADTLGIQTKGRSNAQLRRQLVDNISQLKARVGLTQSLGQSGVSLADIPELSGKALTDPCILTNPRKSNQRDVEVVYEEAL; encoded by the coding sequence ATGTCTGACTCCATTTCCAACCTGAGAAAATTTGTCGCGCCGGAAATCATCTTTGGTGTCGGTGCCCGCAAAACCGTGGGTAATTTTGCCAGAAATTTTGGCGCACAACGGGTGTTGATCGTCACAGACCCTGGCGTGATTGCCGCTGGATGGGTTGCCGACGTGCAGGACAGCCTGCAGGAAATGGACATCGACTACCGGATTTTTTCTGCCGTCAGCCCCAACCCGAGAGCCGAAGAAGTCATGGCAGGTGCTGCGTTTTACAACGAAGAAGGCTGTAACCTGATCGTTGCCGTCGGCGGCGGCAGCCCGATGGACTGCGCCAAAGGCATCGGGATTGTCTCGGCCAATCGCCAGCACATCCTCACGTTTGAAGGCGTCGACCGGATTCATTCGCCGATTCCGCCATTGATTTTTATCCCGACCACCGCCGGAACCTCGGCAGACGTGTCCCAGTTCGCGATTATTTCCGATCAGGACAGTCGGATGAAAATCTCCATCATCAGCAAGGCGGTGGTGCCGGATGTCTCCTTGATTGACCCGGAAACCACCCTGACGATGACCCCTTTCCTGACCGCCTGCACCGGCATTGATGCCATGGTGCATGCCATCGAGGCCTTTGTCTCCACCGCCAGCGGCCCACTGACCGATATGCACGCGCTGGAAGCCATCCGGTTGGTCTCCGGTAACCTGCCAGCCCTGGTCGATAATCCTGCCGATATTGCCCTGCGCGAACAGTTGATGCTGGCCTCACTCAAGGCTGGACTGGCGTTTTCCAATGCCATTCTCGGTGCCGTACACGCCATGTCGCACAGCCTGGGAGGCTATCTCGACCTGCCGCACGGTCTCTGCAATGCCATTCTGGTCGAACGGGTGATCGACTATAATTACAGTCATGCGGAAGACCGTTTCCGCGTTGTCGCAGACACCCTCGGCATCCAGACCAAGGGCAGAAGCAATGCCCAGTTGCGTCGTCAGCTGGTCGACAATATCAGTCAGCTCAAGGCTCGGGTGGGTCTGACCCAGAGTCTGGGTCAATCCGGCGTCAGCCTGGCGGATATTCCAGAACTGTCTGGCAAGGCACTGACCGACCCTTGCATTCTGACCAACCCGCGCAAATCCAATCAACGTGATGTAGAGGTGGTCTATGAGGAAGCGTTATGA
- a CDS encoding porin, translated as MKNNNIFKLLPIAAAVAISAQASAAITLYDQDATTFSVDGLFNTFYVNSDSSADGANDVSQSRVKMGFLPNYIGFNFSKEIDGLTVGGRSSLWISTSDTDLNRGAEDAGTETLIDARQVYATVDGDFGQVLVGKDFGLFNRSNIFGDEMLLGFGQTMTVTDDGGNVSFGNIGTGYLYPMPNSQITYRMPAMGGFNLAVGLMDPNKRSAASEESRPRIEAEGSYALDFDGGSAKGWLGYMNQESKEAGTSLTSKGVSYGLNVKFAGVALTASGFTAEGVGAAGLGNILTADSAEVDGKLLQASYTLGATRLVVSKGDNDGGSTDGGAELDLKNKTLAVFHSVNSNLILVGEWDKAESATAETTTVALGAVVTF; from the coding sequence ATGAAAAATAATAACATCTTCAAGTTGCTGCCAATCGCGGCCGCTGTGGCTATCAGTGCGCAGGCATCTGCCGCTATCACTCTGTACGACCAGGATGCGACCACCTTTTCTGTGGATGGTTTGTTTAATACTTTCTACGTCAATAGCGACAGCAGTGCTGACGGTGCTAATGACGTGTCTCAATCCCGCGTGAAAATGGGCTTTCTGCCGAACTACATTGGTTTCAACTTCAGCAAAGAGATTGATGGCTTGACGGTGGGTGGCCGCTCTTCCTTGTGGATCAGCACCAGCGATACTGACCTGAACCGTGGCGCGGAAGACGCCGGTACGGAAACACTGATCGATGCACGTCAGGTGTATGCCACCGTGGACGGTGACTTTGGTCAGGTACTGGTGGGTAAAGACTTTGGTCTGTTTAACCGCTCCAATATTTTTGGTGACGAAATGCTGTTGGGGTTTGGTCAGACCATGACGGTGACCGACGATGGCGGCAACGTCTCGTTTGGTAATATCGGTACTGGTTATTTGTACCCGATGCCCAATTCCCAGATTACTTACCGTATGCCAGCGATGGGTGGTTTTAACCTGGCCGTGGGTTTGATGGATCCTAACAAGCGTTCTGCTGCATCTGAAGAAAGCCGTCCGCGTATCGAAGCCGAAGGCTCTTACGCACTGGATTTTGATGGTGGTTCTGCCAAAGGCTGGTTGGGTTACATGAATCAGGAATCCAAAGAAGCGGGAACGTCGCTGACCTCGAAAGGTGTCTCTTATGGTCTGAACGTGAAGTTTGCGGGTGTCGCATTGACGGCTTCCGGTTTCACTGCGGAAGGTGTGGGTGCCGCAGGTTTGGGTAATATTCTGACCGCTGACAGCGCTGAAGTGGATGGCAAGCTGTTGCAAGCTTCTTACACTCTGGGTGCGACGCGCTTGGTTGTGTCCAAAGGCGACAACGATGGCGGCTCTACAGACGGCGGCGCGGAGCTGGATCTGAAAAACAAAACCTTGGCGGTATTCCACTCGGTTAATAGCAACCTGATTCTGGTCGGCGAGTGGGACAAGGCCGAATCGGCAACGGCTGAAACCACCACTGTGGCGCTGGGTGCTGTTGTTACATTCTGA
- a CDS encoding 4Fe-4S binding protein, with the protein MRSWSAHVLLWFCLLSLASLPSATMANGQDDQAAPSDTISGMIQQLFPKATRIEPKQQDYPVYPVYQLNELLGYAYESSDISDLPGFSGRPIRLLIGLSATGRFTGIHILEHHEPVFLHGLGPEPLYQFIGQYQGRSLTEHIVIDSHKVGDAATDGVVYFDGVSKATVSVIIINDTVLSSALKVARHKLEGFAQAAAAQPIMDKFEPLNWQQLLDRGYVGHWRLELADAERSLGTDLGSYPSLREAKPGEAFTELWYAYINAPSIGRNLLGDDGFARLQQRLKPGQQVLAVMSNGLFPHVPEDFKPGTVPGRLALQQSQLAVEMRDMDVLDRHIQLVADGIPAFDQANLFQVGGNAGFNPGADAALILNMELPRNHLMIDRAHFEVPVTLPAELFEQLTVEDATPRAPLWVGLWQDRWLSITLVSISLILLTILFTWQRFFTRFPRAVHGFRWGFLAFTVGYLGFYAQGQLSVVNIYTLLLNIYDGFNIGIFLLDPVIFILWTYTFVSLFIWGRGLFCGWLCPFGALQEMASWLAKRLGIRQRRIAEPLHRKLILIKYPLLIGLLGTAFYSLTLAEQLAEVEPFKTSITLYFYRSWPFVLYAVALLAAGMFVHKFYCRYLCPLGAGLAIIGKLRRLNMLDRVDLCGSPCQLCKRRCEINAIRNDGAIDYDECIQCLECVVILRDDEQCVDSISARKKERRQAKARLLATDAAQ; encoded by the coding sequence ATGCGATCCTGGTCTGCGCACGTGCTGCTCTGGTTCTGTTTGTTGAGCCTTGCCAGTTTGCCGTCAGCCACCATGGCCAACGGGCAAGACGACCAAGCTGCACCGTCTGACACCATCAGTGGCATGATCCAGCAGCTGTTTCCCAAAGCAACCCGTATTGAGCCAAAACAACAGGACTACCCGGTCTACCCGGTTTACCAGCTCAACGAGCTACTGGGTTACGCTTATGAATCCAGCGACATCAGCGATTTGCCGGGGTTTTCCGGCCGACCTATCCGACTGTTGATCGGTCTCAGTGCCACTGGCCGGTTTACCGGTATTCATATTCTCGAGCACCATGAGCCAGTGTTTTTACACGGTCTGGGGCCGGAGCCGCTGTATCAGTTTATTGGCCAGTATCAGGGCCGATCACTCACTGAACACATCGTTATCGACAGTCACAAGGTGGGCGACGCAGCCACCGATGGAGTGGTCTACTTTGACGGGGTATCCAAGGCCACCGTATCGGTGATTATTATTAACGACACGGTGTTGTCTTCAGCGCTCAAGGTCGCCCGCCACAAGCTGGAAGGTTTTGCCCAGGCCGCCGCCGCACAACCCATCATGGACAAGTTTGAACCATTGAACTGGCAGCAATTACTCGATCGCGGCTACGTCGGCCATTGGCGGCTTGAGCTGGCAGATGCGGAACGCTCGCTGGGAACCGACCTCGGCAGCTACCCGTCACTGCGCGAGGCAAAACCGGGTGAAGCCTTTACCGAACTTTGGTACGCCTATATCAATGCGCCGTCCATTGGCCGCAACCTGTTGGGCGACGATGGTTTTGCCCGCCTGCAACAGCGGCTCAAACCGGGCCAGCAAGTACTGGCAGTGATGTCCAACGGGCTGTTCCCTCACGTACCTGAAGACTTCAAACCCGGTACGGTGCCTGGACGACTGGCGTTACAACAGAGTCAGCTGGCCGTTGAAATGCGCGATATGGATGTACTCGATCGTCATATTCAACTGGTGGCCGACGGCATACCTGCGTTCGACCAAGCCAATCTGTTCCAGGTAGGAGGCAATGCCGGGTTTAATCCCGGTGCCGACGCCGCCCTGATTCTGAATATGGAACTGCCACGTAATCATCTGATGATCGACCGGGCACATTTTGAAGTGCCGGTGACACTGCCCGCCGAGCTGTTTGAACAGCTCACGGTGGAAGACGCCACTCCTCGCGCACCCTTATGGGTTGGCCTCTGGCAGGATCGCTGGCTGTCCATCACCCTGGTCAGTATCAGCCTGATACTACTGACCATTCTGTTTACCTGGCAGCGTTTTTTCACCCGTTTCCCACGTGCTGTGCACGGTTTCCGTTGGGGCTTTCTGGCGTTTACAGTCGGCTATCTCGGCTTTTATGCCCAGGGTCAGTTGTCGGTGGTCAACATCTACACTCTGCTGTTGAACATTTACGATGGCTTTAATATTGGTATTTTTCTGCTCGACCCGGTGATTTTTATCCTCTGGACGTACACTTTTGTCAGCCTGTTCATTTGGGGCCGAGGGCTGTTTTGTGGTTGGCTCTGCCCGTTTGGCGCGTTGCAGGAAATGGCTTCCTGGCTGGCCAAACGACTGGGCATCCGCCAACGCCGGATTGCCGAGCCGCTGCATCGCAAGCTGATTCTGATCAAATACCCGCTGCTGATCGGACTGCTGGGAACGGCTTTTTATTCACTGACGCTGGCAGAGCAACTGGCCGAAGTAGAGCCGTTCAAAACCAGCATTACGCTCTATTTCTACCGCTCTTGGCCCTTTGTGTTATACGCCGTCGCCTTGCTGGCCGCCGGGATGTTTGTTCACAAGTTCTACTGTCGCTACCTGTGCCCATTGGGTGCCGGTCTGGCCATTATTGGCAAGCTGCGGCGGCTGAACATGCTCGACCGGGTCGATCTCTGCGGCTCCCCTTGCCAGCTGTGCAAACGCCGTTGCGAGATCAATGCTATTCGTAACGACGGTGCCATCGATTACGACGAATGCATCCAGTGCCTGGAATGTGTGGTGATACTGAGAGACGACGAGCAGTGTGTTGACAGCATCAGCGCGCGAAAAAAGGAGCGGCGGCAGGCCAAAGCCAGGTTACTGGCAACCGATGCGGCACAATAA